The Microbacterium sp. Nx66 genome contains a region encoding:
- a CDS encoding DUF1206 domain-containing protein, with amino-acid sequence MSTVKHAARVAKDSTAFRRTARAGFVVLGVIHIIIGAIAITIAAGGSGDADQDGAMEQVRNNPVGGLLLLAIAVGLLALAVWQVASGFLAADPAETKKWGKRLKLFGISGTYLVIAGLALIYAVGGRAESSDASKTLSQVVLSAPGGVALLVVIGLSVIGVGIGFIVGGVMRSFRKLIDVPTGAARAGVMALGIVGYVGKGIAVGVTGVLFVVAAVTQDPERAAGLDAALHSLLTLPFGRLILGAVGVGFALYGAFCIVRARLARMS; translated from the coding sequence ATGAGCACCGTCAAGCATGCGGCGCGCGTGGCGAAGGACTCCACCGCGTTCCGGCGGACCGCCCGCGCGGGTTTCGTCGTCCTCGGCGTCATCCACATCATCATCGGCGCGATCGCCATCACGATCGCCGCGGGTGGGTCGGGTGACGCCGACCAGGACGGCGCGATGGAGCAGGTGCGCAACAACCCGGTCGGGGGACTGCTGCTGCTCGCGATCGCCGTGGGCCTCCTCGCGCTCGCCGTGTGGCAGGTGGCGAGCGGGTTCCTCGCCGCCGACCCCGCCGAGACGAAGAAGTGGGGCAAGCGTCTCAAGCTCTTCGGCATCTCCGGCACGTACCTCGTGATCGCCGGACTGGCGCTCATCTACGCCGTGGGCGGCCGGGCGGAGTCCTCCGACGCCTCGAAGACCCTGAGCCAGGTGGTCCTGTCCGCGCCCGGCGGGGTGGCGCTGCTCGTGGTGATCGGTCTCAGCGTCATCGGTGTCGGCATCGGCTTCATCGTCGGCGGGGTCATGCGCTCGTTCCGCAAGCTCATCGACGTGCCGACCGGAGCCGCCCGAGCCGGAGTGATGGCCCTCGGCATCGTGGGCTACGTCGGCAAGGGCATCGCGGTGGGAGTCACCGGCGTGCTGTTCGTGGTGGCCGCTGTGACGCAGGATCCGGAGCGCGCCGCGGGGCTCGACGCCGCCCTGCACAGTCTCCTCACCCTGCCGTTCGGCCGCCTCATCCTCGGGGCGGTCGGCGTCGGCTTCGCGCTGTACGGCGCCTTCTGCATCGTGCGGGCCCGTCTCGCCCGCATGTCGTAG
- a CDS encoding L-aspartate oxidase: protein MNAPERQISTTVLVIGTGGSGLRAAIEVAEHGVDVLAVGKRPRQDAHTSLAAGGINAALGTMDAEDSWQQHAADTIKESYLLANPHTVQIVTQGAERGIRDLERWGMDFAREGDGRISQRFFGAHTYRRTAFAGDYTGLEIQRTLVARAEQLDVPILDNVYITRLLVRDNVIFGAYGFDQADGTRYLIHADAVILAAGGHNRIWRRTSSRRDENTGDSFRLAVEAGARLRDPELVQFHPSGIIEPENAAGTLISEAARGEGGILRNARGERFMEKYDPERMELSTRDRVALAAYTEIQEGRGTENGGVWLDVSHLPRETIMTRLPRVYQTMMELQMLDITADPIEIAPTAHYSMGGVWVRPDDHQTDVDGLYAIGEASSGLHGANRLGGNSLIELLVYGRIVGQAAMAHAAGLDAQRRSADAVAAARAEIDDLLAAEGRENVRALQRAIRNLMTEYAGVVRSEDGLKAGLADLDMIEGRMEDIGIHPDIAGFQDLAHAFDLKASALAARATLEAARERRETRGCHNRSDFPDTDPTLQVNLVWSPSAGVTREEIPAIPEEIAELMRDVDTTGKLVE, encoded by the coding sequence ATGAATGCACCCGAACGTCAGATCTCCACCACGGTCCTCGTGATCGGCACCGGAGGCTCCGGGCTCCGCGCCGCGATCGAGGTCGCCGAGCACGGCGTCGACGTGCTCGCCGTCGGCAAACGCCCGCGGCAGGACGCCCACACGTCGCTCGCGGCCGGCGGCATCAACGCCGCTCTCGGCACGATGGACGCCGAAGACAGCTGGCAGCAGCACGCGGCGGACACGATCAAGGAAAGCTACCTCCTCGCCAACCCCCATACCGTCCAGATCGTCACCCAGGGCGCCGAGCGCGGCATCCGCGACCTCGAGCGCTGGGGCATGGACTTCGCCCGCGAGGGCGACGGCCGCATCTCGCAGCGCTTCTTCGGTGCGCACACCTACCGCCGCACCGCCTTCGCCGGCGATTACACCGGCCTCGAGATCCAGCGGACGCTGGTCGCCCGCGCCGAGCAGCTCGACGTCCCCATCCTCGACAACGTCTACATCACCCGTCTGCTCGTGCGCGACAACGTCATCTTCGGCGCGTACGGCTTCGATCAGGCGGACGGCACGCGCTACCTCATCCATGCGGACGCGGTGATCCTCGCCGCGGGCGGGCACAACCGCATCTGGCGCCGGACGTCGTCGAGGCGTGACGAGAACACCGGAGACTCCTTCCGGCTCGCGGTCGAGGCGGGGGCGCGACTCCGCGACCCCGAGCTGGTGCAGTTCCATCCGTCCGGCATCATCGAGCCCGAGAACGCCGCCGGCACCCTCATCTCCGAGGCCGCGCGCGGGGAGGGCGGCATCCTCCGCAATGCCCGGGGCGAGCGGTTCATGGAGAAGTACGACCCCGAGCGGATGGAGCTGTCGACGCGCGACCGTGTCGCGCTCGCCGCCTACACGGAGATCCAGGAGGGCCGCGGTACGGAGAACGGCGGCGTCTGGCTCGACGTGTCGCACCTGCCCCGCGAGACCATCATGACCCGGCTTCCGCGCGTCTATCAGACGATGATGGAGCTGCAGATGCTCGACATCACCGCGGACCCGATCGAGATCGCGCCGACCGCGCACTACTCGATGGGCGGCGTGTGGGTGCGGCCGGACGACCACCAGACCGACGTCGACGGGCTGTACGCGATCGGGGAGGCGTCGAGCGGACTCCACGGCGCGAACCGTCTCGGTGGGAACTCGCTCATCGAGTTGCTCGTCTACGGCCGGATCGTCGGTCAGGCCGCCATGGCCCACGCCGCGGGGCTCGACGCCCAGCGCCGGTCGGCCGATGCGGTCGCCGCCGCTCGTGCCGAGATCGACGACCTCCTCGCCGCGGAGGGGCGCGAGAACGTGCGGGCTCTGCAGCGCGCGATCCGCAACCTCATGACTGAGTACGCCGGCGTGGTGCGGTCGGAGGACGGGCTGAAGGCGGGCCTCGCCGACCTCGACATGATCGAGGGGCGCATGGAGGACATCGGCATCCACCCGGACATCGCCGGATTCCAGGACCTCGCGCACGCGTTCGACCTCAAGGCCTCCGCGCTCGCCGCCCGGGCCACGCTGGAGGCGGCGCGGGAGCGTCGGGAGACTCGCGGATGCCACAACCGCAGCGACTTCCCGGACACCGATCCCACGCTGCAGGTGAACCTCGTGTGGTCCCCGTCCGCCGGCGTGACCCGCGAGGAGATCCCCGCGATCCCCGAGGAGATCGCCGAGCTCATGCGCGACGTCGATACGACCGGCAAGCTCGTCGAGTAG
- a CDS encoding asparagine synthase gives MGRTADAIAEGVAIATAAARLAVKNHILIGTIAEDGVFDLDKYVEDARAALGAMAEESEEAAATVTALRKRARGRHSDPVGTHDYRDRDVRNLRRRAKQSLGVAQRLREMMDDRAQLESIVEEARAAAWADVRHNLDRRLRVEGMRPDQDPDYARMREARMQALRLVDLQALSSQQRAREKRRKKQEKVAAKGE, from the coding sequence GTGGGACGGACTGCGGATGCCATCGCCGAAGGCGTCGCGATCGCGACGGCCGCTGCGCGCCTCGCCGTGAAGAATCACATCCTCATCGGCACCATCGCCGAGGACGGCGTCTTCGACCTCGACAAGTACGTCGAGGATGCCAGGGCTGCTCTCGGCGCGATGGCCGAGGAGTCGGAGGAGGCCGCGGCCACGGTCACGGCCCTGCGCAAGCGCGCCCGCGGTCGGCATTCCGACCCGGTCGGCACCCACGACTACCGCGACCGCGATGTGCGCAATCTCCGGAGGCGGGCGAAGCAGTCGCTCGGCGTCGCGCAGCGTCTGCGCGAGATGATGGATGACCGTGCCCAGCTGGAGAGCATCGTCGAGGAGGCGCGCGCGGCGGCCTGGGCCGACGTGCGGCACAACCTCGACCGTCGACTGCGCGTCGAGGGCATGCGACCCGATCAGGATCCCGACTACGCACGTATGCGTGAGGCGCGGATGCAGGCACTGCGGCTCGTCGACCTGCAGGCGCTCTCCTCGCAGCAGCGGGCCAGGGAGAAGCGGCGGAAGAAGCAGGAGAAGGTGGCCGCGAAGGGGGAGTGA
- a CDS encoding LysR family transcriptional regulator — protein MDMNLEQLRGFVEVARLGHFTRASEHLHLAQPSLSRQISTLERELGAELFHRARGHIALTAAGETVLPRAQRMLAEADAIRDEVAELAGLRRGRVRLGAPPTLCISLVAEALSSFHATHPGIDLHLTEGGSRLLVEQLAVGAVDIALVTQSEGPVPAGVSLTHVPLLAEELVVISSAAAPPVTHGSSVSLAHLATLPLIQFDESYELRAAMDAVFRAADLTPTLALEGAEMDAVLRFVERGVGVAVVPAMVLYERPALRSARLAHPAMSRTISLAHRSDVTPAVAVAAMRSAIMATAADLAERDPAITSLL, from the coding sequence ATGGATATGAACCTCGAGCAGCTCCGCGGGTTCGTCGAAGTCGCCCGCCTCGGCCACTTCACCCGCGCCTCCGAGCACCTCCACCTCGCCCAGCCGTCGCTGAGCCGTCAGATCTCGACCCTCGAACGCGAGCTCGGCGCCGAGCTGTTCCATCGCGCGCGCGGCCACATCGCCCTGACGGCGGCCGGGGAGACGGTCCTCCCTCGCGCGCAGCGCATGCTCGCCGAAGCCGACGCCATCCGCGACGAGGTGGCCGAGCTCGCCGGGCTCCGCCGTGGACGGGTGCGACTCGGCGCCCCGCCCACCCTGTGCATCAGCCTCGTGGCGGAAGCTCTCAGCTCGTTCCATGCCACCCACCCCGGCATCGATCTGCACCTCACGGAGGGCGGCTCTCGCCTGCTCGTCGAGCAGCTCGCGGTCGGCGCGGTCGACATCGCCCTCGTGACCCAGTCCGAGGGTCCGGTGCCGGCAGGGGTCAGCCTCACGCACGTCCCGCTGCTCGCCGAGGAGCTCGTGGTGATCTCGTCGGCGGCGGCCCCTCCGGTGACCCACGGCTCGTCCGTGAGCCTGGCGCACCTCGCCACGCTCCCGCTCATCCAGTTCGACGAGAGCTACGAACTGCGCGCCGCGATGGACGCCGTCTTCCGGGCCGCCGATCTCACCCCGACCCTCGCGCTGGAGGGCGCGGAGATGGATGCGGTGCTGCGCTTCGTCGAGCGCGGCGTCGGCGTCGCGGTGGTCCCGGCGATGGTGCTGTACGAACGCCCCGCACTGCGATCCGCGCGTCTCGCCCACCCCGCGATGTCCCGGACGATCAGCCTCGCCCACCGCTCCGACGTGACGCCCGCCGTCGCGGTCGCCGCGATGCGGTCGGCGATCATGGCGACGGCGGCCGACCTCGCGGAACGCGATCCCGCTATCACCAGCCTGCTCTGA
- a CDS encoding AraC family transcriptional regulator, translating to MIGTLNALVDLVDADSGQEIDVAAFARAHGTTEYHLRRMFSALAGVPLTEYVRRRRMTLAGAELAAGAPSLLDVAVRHGYGSTEAFARAFRAVHGIGPADARRHGGPLRTQATLRFRLSVEGSTPMDVTITHRPAFALVGHAAEVPLIHVGVNPHIQAHIAAIPPEEHARLKALGNEEPAGILAVTADIDPDAPEGTPLTYLHGVAVRDDTAVPDELDTLRVAEGTWVVFGASGPFPETLQNLWAATATEWFPSNPWRLRPGPSIVRYREFTGDTASCELWLPVEQS from the coding sequence GTGATCGGCACGCTCAACGCCCTGGTCGACCTCGTCGACGCGGACAGCGGTCAGGAGATCGACGTCGCCGCGTTCGCCCGCGCGCACGGCACCACCGAGTACCACCTGCGCCGGATGTTCTCGGCGCTCGCCGGGGTGCCGTTGACCGAATACGTGCGGCGTCGTCGGATGACGCTCGCGGGTGCGGAGCTCGCCGCCGGTGCACCGAGTCTGCTCGATGTCGCCGTTCGGCACGGCTACGGCTCGACCGAGGCGTTCGCCCGGGCGTTCCGCGCCGTGCACGGCATCGGGCCGGCGGACGCGCGTCGGCACGGGGGTCCTCTCCGCACACAAGCTACGCTCCGGTTCCGCCTGAGCGTCGAAGGGAGCACCCCGATGGATGTCACCATCACCCACCGCCCCGCGTTCGCCCTCGTCGGTCATGCCGCGGAGGTCCCGCTCATCCACGTCGGCGTCAATCCGCACATCCAGGCGCACATCGCCGCCATCCCGCCGGAGGAGCACGCCCGCCTCAAGGCGCTCGGCAACGAGGAGCCCGCGGGCATCCTCGCCGTGACCGCCGACATCGATCCGGATGCCCCGGAGGGGACGCCGCTGACCTACCTGCACGGGGTGGCCGTGCGCGACGACACCGCGGTTCCGGACGAGCTCGACACCCTGCGCGTGGCGGAGGGCACGTGGGTCGTGTTCGGCGCGAGCGGCCCGTTTCCGGAGACTCTGCAGAATCTGTGGGCGGCGACGGCGACCGAGTGGTTCCCGTCGAACCCGTGGCGGCTGCGACCCGGGCCCTCGATCGTCCGCTACCGGGAGTTCACCGGCGACACGGCCTCCTGTGAGCTCTGGCTCCCCGTCGAGCAGAGCTGA
- a CDS encoding aminotransferase class V-fold PLP-dependent enzyme, whose amino-acid sequence MSASPGVDVITPLTETEVQRIREDFPILHTRVHGHPLAYLDSGATSQRPESVLDAERRFATTMNAAVHRGAHTLAAEATELFEDARSTLARFVGADDDDEIVWTSNATEAVNLVAYSLSNASLGRGGAAAAGLRLREGDEIVTTEMEHHANLIPWQELAARTGATLRVIPLDDDGALRLDAAAELISERTKLVAFTHVSNVLGVINPVETLVALAREVGALTLLDACQSAPHLPLDLHALGVDLAVLSGHKMLGPTGIGALYGRREVLTAMPPFLTGGSMITTVTTTEAEYLPPPQRFEAGTQRVSQAIALAAAVDYLSAVGMDRIAAHEAAFGQRLVDGLGAIDGVRVLGAGIELPRVGLASFDVAGIHSHDVGQFLDDQGIAVRVGHHCAQPLHRRLGVTSSTRASTYLYTTASEVDAVIEAVAGAIAFFGRGA is encoded by the coding sequence ATGAGCGCTTCTCCCGGAGTCGACGTGATCACCCCGCTGACCGAGACCGAGGTGCAGCGGATCCGCGAGGACTTCCCGATCCTGCACACCCGCGTGCACGGCCACCCCCTGGCGTACCTCGACTCGGGCGCGACGTCGCAGCGTCCGGAGTCCGTGCTCGACGCCGAACGACGCTTCGCCACCACCATGAACGCGGCCGTCCACCGCGGCGCCCACACGCTCGCGGCAGAGGCGACCGAGCTGTTCGAGGATGCCCGCAGCACGCTCGCTCGTTTCGTGGGCGCCGACGACGACGACGAGATCGTCTGGACCTCGAACGCCACCGAGGCCGTCAATCTCGTCGCCTACTCCCTCTCCAATGCCTCGCTCGGCCGGGGCGGTGCCGCCGCTGCAGGCCTCCGGCTCCGCGAGGGGGACGAGATCGTCACCACCGAGATGGAGCACCACGCCAACCTCATCCCCTGGCAGGAGCTCGCTGCGCGCACCGGGGCCACGCTCCGGGTCATCCCGCTCGACGACGACGGGGCCCTCCGTCTGGATGCGGCCGCGGAGCTCATCTCGGAGCGCACGAAGCTCGTGGCCTTCACCCACGTATCGAACGTGTTGGGCGTGATCAACCCCGTCGAGACCCTCGTCGCGCTGGCCAGGGAGGTCGGCGCCCTCACGCTGCTCGATGCCTGCCAGTCGGCTCCGCACCTGCCGCTGGACCTCCACGCGCTCGGGGTCGATCTCGCCGTCCTCTCCGGCCACAAGATGCTCGGCCCCACCGGCATCGGGGCGCTCTACGGCCGTCGCGAGGTCCTCACCGCGATGCCCCCGTTCCTCACCGGCGGTTCCATGATCACGACCGTCACCACGACCGAGGCCGAATACCTGCCACCGCCGCAGCGCTTCGAAGCGGGCACGCAGCGGGTGTCCCAGGCGATCGCGCTCGCCGCCGCGGTCGACTACCTCTCCGCGGTGGGGATGGATCGCATCGCCGCGCACGAGGCCGCGTTCGGGCAGCGACTCGTCGACGGGCTCGGGGCGATCGACGGCGTGCGGGTCCTGGGCGCGGGCATCGAGCTGCCGCGCGTGGGGCTCGCAAGCTTCGACGTCGCCGGGATCCACTCGCACGACGTCGGGCAGTTCCTCGACGACCAGGGCATCGCCGTGCGCGTCGGGCACCACTGCGCGCAGCCGCTGCACCGCCGGCTCGGTGTGACCTCGTCGACGAGGGCGAGCACCTATCTGTACACGACAGCGTCCGAGGTGGATGCCGTCATCGAGGCGGTCGCCGGGGCGATCGCGTTCTTCGGGAGGGGCGCATGA
- a CDS encoding GyrI-like domain-containing protein: MTATDPKKTLDAYQAKRGTFRILEVPPLTYLMVDGAGDPNTAPAFFDAVAALYPLAYTLKFASRAELGVDQVVMPLEGLWHAPDMASFTTRRDKSTWLWTLMIMVGDHVTPVLFDRAVETVAAKSAKKGEELPALAAVRRGVLAEGLCVQTLHVGPFDDEGPVLEELHERFVPENGLRMRGRHHEIYLSDRRRTAPEKLRTILRQPVERIT; the protein is encoded by the coding sequence ATGACGGCGACCGATCCGAAGAAGACGCTCGATGCGTACCAGGCGAAACGGGGGACCTTCCGGATCCTCGAGGTGCCGCCACTGACCTATCTGATGGTCGACGGCGCCGGCGATCCGAACACCGCGCCGGCGTTCTTCGACGCGGTCGCGGCCCTCTACCCGCTGGCGTACACGCTCAAGTTCGCCAGCCGTGCCGAGCTCGGCGTCGATCAGGTCGTGATGCCCCTGGAAGGCCTGTGGCACGCGCCGGACATGGCGTCCTTCACCACCCGACGCGACAAGTCGACCTGGCTCTGGACGCTGATGATCATGGTCGGCGACCACGTCACTCCCGTCCTCTTCGACCGTGCCGTCGAGACGGTCGCGGCGAAGAGCGCGAAGAAGGGGGAGGAGCTCCCGGCGCTGGCCGCGGTCCGGCGGGGGGTGCTAGCCGAGGGGCTGTGCGTGCAGACGCTGCACGTCGGACCGTTCGACGATGAGGGCCCCGTGCTGGAGGAGCTGCACGAGCGGTTCGTCCCGGAGAACGGGTTGCGGATGCGCGGTCGGCACCACGAGATCTATCTCAGTGACCGTCGCCGGACGGCCCCGGAGAAGCTGCGTACCATCCTGCGGCAGCCGGTGGAGCGGATCACCTGA
- a CDS encoding NADPH-dependent F420 reductase codes for MTTLGIIGAGNIGSQVARVAVANGYDVVIANSRGPETLADLVAELGPHAKAATAEEAAAAADAAVVTVPLHAIDQLPAAQLAGKIVLDTNNYYFERDGHIEALDKGETTTSELVQAQLPESRIAKAFNHIYAADITTDGTPAGTPNRRALATAGDDAEAVAFVTRFYDEAGFDTVNVGPLSESWRVERDRPAYVVRQNAEELTANVARANRLP; via the coding sequence ATGACAACTCTCGGAATCATCGGAGCAGGCAACATCGGCAGCCAGGTCGCCCGAGTGGCGGTGGCCAACGGCTATGACGTCGTGATCGCGAACTCGCGAGGGCCGGAGACCTTGGCCGACCTCGTCGCAGAGCTCGGGCCGCACGCGAAGGCGGCGACGGCGGAGGAAGCGGCCGCCGCGGCGGACGCGGCCGTGGTGACGGTGCCGCTGCACGCGATCGATCAGCTTCCCGCCGCACAGCTCGCCGGGAAGATCGTGCTCGACACGAACAACTACTACTTCGAGCGCGACGGGCACATCGAGGCCCTCGACAAGGGCGAGACCACCACGTCCGAGCTCGTGCAGGCGCAGCTTCCGGAGTCGAGGATCGCCAAGGCGTTCAACCACATCTACGCCGCGGACATCACGACCGACGGGACTCCGGCCGGTACGCCGAACCGTCGGGCGCTGGCCACCGCGGGTGATGACGCCGAGGCTGTGGCCTTCGTGACCCGCTTCTACGACGAGGCCGGCTTCGACACGGTCAACGTCGGCCCGCTCAGCGAGTCGTGGCGGGTCGAGCGCGACCGTCCGGCGTACGTCGTCCGGCAGAACGCGGAAGAGCTGACCGCGAACGTCGCGCGGGCGAACCGTCTGCCCTGA
- the sufU gene encoding Fe-S cluster assembly sulfur transfer protein SufU has product MSDLQSLYQELILDHSRTPHGFGLREEIAAQSHQLNPTCGDEITLQVHRGADGDVEAIAWEGHGCAISQASASLLAELAEGLTVDELEVRIAAFREAMRSRGTIEPDEELLGDAAALGGVSRYVARVKCAMLAWVAAEDALTRL; this is encoded by the coding sequence ATGAGCGACCTGCAGAGCCTGTACCAGGAGCTGATCCTCGACCACTCGCGCACGCCGCACGGCTTCGGGCTTCGCGAGGAGATCGCGGCGCAGTCGCATCAGCTCAACCCGACCTGCGGCGACGAGATCACCCTGCAGGTGCATCGCGGCGCCGACGGCGACGTGGAGGCGATCGCGTGGGAGGGGCACGGGTGCGCCATCTCCCAGGCGTCCGCCTCCCTGCTCGCCGAGCTCGCCGAAGGCCTCACCGTGGACGAGCTCGAGGTGCGCATCGCGGCCTTCCGCGAGGCGATGCGCTCCCGGGGCACGATCGAGCCGGACGAGGAGCTGCTCGGCGACGCCGCGGCCCTCGGCGGGGTCTCCCGGTATGTGGCTCGCGTGAAGTGCGCCATGCTCGCCTGGGTGGCGGCCGAGGACGCGCTCACGCGCCTCTGA
- a CDS encoding GntR family transcriptional regulator: MAGAVGVGGELESVRVTRILRDDIVLGRRPPGSRLVERDIAAELQVSRLPVREAIRTLVAEGVVVARPRTWAVVREFTHDDIRNFAEVREAIETLIFVFAAERHDAAGLARLRDAYEREAAAARAGDAETARTAAAEFHEIAVDLAGNEMLGELIAVFLTRLRWLFGQHDDLAAMADEHRVILEAVAARDVEAVRRMVPAHLASGHSAAERRLAQTVTG, translated from the coding sequence ATGGCGGGGGCTGTGGGGGTAGGCGGGGAACTCGAGTCGGTCAGGGTCACGAGGATCCTCCGAGACGACATCGTGCTCGGGCGACGCCCTCCGGGATCGCGTCTCGTGGAACGGGACATCGCCGCCGAGCTGCAGGTGTCGCGTCTCCCGGTGCGGGAGGCGATCAGGACCCTGGTCGCGGAGGGCGTGGTGGTCGCACGACCGCGGACGTGGGCGGTCGTGCGGGAGTTCACCCATGACGACATCCGCAACTTCGCCGAGGTGCGGGAGGCGATCGAGACCCTCATCTTCGTCTTCGCGGCCGAGCGGCATGACGCCGCCGGGCTCGCACGCCTGCGGGATGCCTATGAGCGCGAGGCTGCGGCGGCGCGGGCAGGAGACGCCGAGACCGCGCGCACAGCGGCGGCGGAGTTCCACGAGATCGCCGTCGATCTGGCGGGCAACGAGATGCTGGGCGAGCTCATCGCGGTGTTCCTGACCCGCCTGCGGTGGCTGTTCGGACAACACGACGATCTGGCGGCGATGGCGGACGAGCACCGCGTCATCCTCGAGGCCGTCGCCGCGCGGGACGTCGAGGCGGTGCGCCGGATGGTCCCCGCTCACCTGGCCAGCGGACATTCGGCAGCCGAACGACGGCTGGCGCAGACCGTGACCGGCTGA
- a CDS encoding L-serine ammonia-lyase, iron-sulfur-dependent, subunit alpha, with translation MTAYVSAFDLFSIGVGPSSSHTVGPMRAALDFARRLSGSGELDRIARVECTLYGSLGATGIGHGTPDAVVAGLRGLAPETCDPAAVRAAWSAYPEGEPLRIDGAHAVPFRKDDIVFAPRTRLPGHPNAMTLIARDRDGTILFEQTYYSIGGGFIRREGEEAQLSTGAFPQPYADAASLLALCDELGLSIAEVARRNETALRSEEEVAAGLDAIWDAMSGCVDAGLHADGVLPGMLQVKRRAGTIRAQLEAVEAEGHRELPGEWLGAFALAVNEENAAGGRVVTAPTNGAAGILPAVAMYWWRFLADSGLGAGNAVTPYGELVGSALLGFDGAPPPAPALDGEDAEIAEANRRRGIRRFLLTATALGSLFKANASISGAEGGCQAEVGSACAMAAGGLTAVMGGTNRQIENAAEIAMEHHLGLTCDPIGGLVQIPCIERNAIAASTAVTAARLALRGDGSHYVSLDAVVETMRQTGLDMSTKYKETSEGGLAVNVIEC, from the coding sequence GTGACTGCGTACGTCTCGGCCTTCGACCTCTTCTCCATCGGCGTCGGCCCGTCCAGCTCGCACACCGTCGGACCGATGCGGGCGGCACTCGACTTCGCGCGCCGGCTCTCCGGCTCCGGCGAGCTCGACCGCATCGCCCGGGTCGAATGCACGCTGTACGGCTCGCTCGGCGCCACCGGCATCGGCCATGGCACCCCGGACGCGGTGGTCGCGGGGCTGCGCGGTCTCGCACCCGAGACCTGTGACCCGGCGGCGGTGCGCGCGGCCTGGTCCGCCTACCCCGAGGGGGAGCCGCTGCGGATCGACGGCGCCCACGCGGTGCCGTTCCGGAAAGACGACATCGTGTTCGCGCCGCGGACCCGCCTCCCCGGTCATCCGAACGCCATGACGCTCATCGCCCGTGACCGGGACGGAACCATCCTGTTCGAGCAGACGTACTACTCGATCGGCGGCGGGTTCATCCGGCGCGAGGGGGAGGAAGCGCAGCTCTCCACCGGCGCCTTCCCGCAGCCGTATGCCGATGCCGCCTCGCTGCTCGCCCTGTGCGACGAGCTCGGACTGTCCATCGCGGAGGTCGCCCGCCGCAACGAGACGGCGCTGCGGAGCGAGGAGGAGGTCGCCGCCGGCCTCGACGCGATCTGGGATGCGATGTCGGGCTGCGTGGACGCGGGGCTCCACGCCGACGGGGTGCTTCCGGGCATGCTGCAGGTGAAGCGCCGCGCCGGCACGATCCGCGCACAGCTCGAGGCGGTCGAAGCCGAGGGGCACCGAGAGCTGCCCGGCGAGTGGCTCGGCGCGTTCGCGCTGGCCGTGAACGAGGAGAACGCGGCGGGTGGGCGCGTCGTGACCGCTCCGACCAACGGCGCGGCGGGCATTCTCCCCGCGGTGGCGATGTACTGGTGGCGCTTCCTCGCCGACTCGGGGCTCGGCGCCGGGAACGCGGTGACGCCGTACGGGGAGCTCGTCGGCAGCGCGCTGCTCGGGTTCGACGGGGCCCCGCCGCCCGCTCCCGCACTCGACGGGGAGGACGCGGAGATCGCGGAGGCCAATCGCCGCCGGGGCATCCGCCGGTTCCTGCTGACGGCTACCGCCCTCGGGTCGCTGTTCAAGGCCAACGCCTCGATCTCCGGCGCCGAAGGCGGGTGTCAGGCCGAGGTCGGCTCCGCGTGCGCGATGGCCGCGGGTGGGCTCACCGCGGTGATGGGCGGCACGAACCGGCAGATCGAGAACGCCGCGGAGATCGCGATGGAGCATCACCTCGGCCTCACATGCGACCCGATCGGCGGACTCGTGCAGATCCCGTGCATCGAGCGCAACGCGATCGCCGCCTCCACCGCGGTCACCGCCGCACGTCTCGCGCTCCGCGGCGACGGGAGCCACTATGTCTCGCTGGATGCCGTCGTCGAGACGATGCGCCAGACCGGTCTCGACATGTCGACCAAGTACAAGGAGACCAGCGAGGGCGGTCTGGCGGTGAACGTCATCGAGTGCTGA